One Thermofilum sp. genomic window carries:
- a CDS encoding GNAT family N-acetyltransferase: MPASEAALVIRPACLRDVEAIFRIHRRSLEGLDEEDFGWFKAMLSVRSRRRKVLVAEVGGEVAGFVIAYKRRSQAYVDSLAVDPAFRDKGIGGRLLEDLESVLKSEGVERVALSVKEGNFRALDFYLRRGYSVLGVILIMSAEPAKLPESLPNGYALKLKRASVLGRLRSFKPTTWWSTLTEPVDRMVYKRYQGGEEVLLAYRGKRVRGLAEFTADDELLVDYMAISSYSSLEALRALLHGLRSVSVEKGSERVVIPVDASKEVIVEELYRSGFRTHRTEYLLAKDLEED, from the coding sequence CTGCCAGCTAGCGAGGCAGCCCTTGTTATCCGCCCTGCCTGCCTCAGAGACGTTGAGGCCATCTTCAGGATACACCGCCGCTCGCTCGAAGGCCTCGACGAAGAGGATTTCGGCTGGTTCAAGGCTATGCTCTCGGTGCGCTCGAGGAGGAGGAAGGTTCTCGTAGCTGAAGTCGGGGGCGAGGTCGCGGGCTTCGTGATAGCTTACAAGCGCAGGAGCCAGGCTTACGTCGACAGTTTGGCCGTGGACCCGGCGTTCAGGGACAAGGGGATTGGGGGAAGGCTCCTCGAGGACCTCGAGAGCGTCCTCAAGAGCGAGGGAGTAGAGCGCGTAGCGCTGAGCGTGAAGGAGGGGAACTTCAGGGCTCTGGACTTCTACCTGCGGCGGGGCTACAGCGTCCTAGGAGTTATCCTCATCATGAGCGCGGAGCCGGCTAAGCTCCCCGAAAGCCTCCCCAACGGCTACGCTCTGAAGCTGAAGCGGGCGAGCGTGCTCGGCAGACTGAGGAGCTTTAAGCCGACTACTTGGTGGAGCACGCTGACGGAGCCTGTCGACAGGATGGTTTACAAGAGGTACCAGGGTGGTGAGGAGGTGCTCCTAGCCTACAGGGGTAAGCGGGTGAGAGGGTTAGCGGAGTTCACAGCAGACGACGAGCTGCTCGTGGACTACATGGCGATCTCCTCGTACAGCTCGCTGGAGGCTCTGAGAGCGCTCCTGCACGGCCTCAGGAGCGTGAGCGTCGAGAAGGGCTCGGAGAGGGTGGTAATCCCAGTGGACGCCTCGAAGGAGGTGATCGTCGAGGAGCTGTACCGCTCCGGCTTCAGGACGCACCGCACAGAGTACCTTCTCGCTAAAGACCTGGAGGAGGATTAA
- a CDS encoding iron-containing alcohol dehydrogenase: MRIRPSGSAPLRLPSVVVIEEGALEALPQVLAELDCRKLLVVSDENVWKLLGDRLSSALRGEAEIHLAFAPGSDYPTLNRLRPIVTENNPCAVLGLGGGRPIDMAKYTAHLERKLFVSVPTVISHDGFASPIVALKDEQGNPVSTFTSPPHAVIVDLSVVASAPRRLLASGVGDILGKLTSVADARLAQREVGEKVSEAALEMALSAYRIVSSSIEKLSTWNLEGAKLLAEAGLLAGMAMAVAGSSRPCSGSEHLFSHALDKLYPGRRSLHGEQVGVGAVVSAYLHGLGWEELKRMLRAVGAPATVRELGVTPEQAAEALAVAPSLRDRYTILHKLRLGREEALRILRETGVS; encoded by the coding sequence ATGCGGATCAGGCCTTCGGGAAGCGCCCCCCTCCGCCTACCCAGCGTTGTGGTGATCGAGGAAGGCGCTCTGGAGGCTCTACCTCAAGTGTTGGCGGAGCTGGACTGCAGGAAGCTGCTCGTCGTGAGCGACGAGAACGTTTGGAAGCTTCTCGGCGACCGCTTAAGCTCGGCGCTGCGGGGGGAGGCGGAGATCCACCTTGCTTTCGCGCCGGGGAGCGACTACCCGACGCTGAACAGGCTAAGGCCTATCGTGACCGAGAACAACCCCTGCGCGGTTCTGGGGCTGGGGGGCGGGAGGCCTATCGACATGGCGAAGTACACGGCTCACCTGGAGCGGAAGCTTTTCGTGAGCGTCCCCACGGTGATAAGCCACGACGGCTTCGCCTCCCCGATCGTAGCGCTGAAGGACGAGCAGGGGAATCCCGTCTCCACCTTCACTTCCCCACCCCATGCCGTGATCGTAGACTTGTCGGTAGTCGCGAGCGCGCCGCGCCGCCTCCTGGCCAGCGGGGTCGGAGACATTCTCGGCAAGCTCACCAGCGTTGCGGACGCTAGGCTCGCTCAGCGTGAGGTGGGCGAGAAGGTGAGCGAGGCAGCTCTCGAGATGGCTCTCAGCGCCTACAGGATAGTTTCCTCGAGCATTGAGAAGCTGTCCACCTGGAACCTGGAGGGCGCGAAGCTCCTGGCGGAGGCCGGGCTACTCGCGGGGATGGCGATGGCTGTCGCAGGGAGCAGTAGACCGTGCAGCGGGAGCGAGCACCTCTTCAGCCATGCGCTGGACAAGCTGTACCCTGGGAGGCGGAGCCTGCACGGCGAGCAGGTCGGCGTCGGCGCTGTCGTGAGCGCATACCTCCACGGCCTCGGCTGGGAGGAGCTCAAGAGGATGCTCCGGGCTGTGGGAGCGCCCGCGACAGTCAGAGAGCTTGGAGTAACCCCAGAGCAGGCTGCGGAGGCTCTCGCGGTGGCTCCTAGCTTGAGGGACCGGTACACGATTCTCCACAAACTCAGGCTGGGTAGAGAAGAGGCTTTGAGGATACTGAGAGAAACAGGGGTTTCTTAA
- a CDS encoding FAD-dependent oxidoreductase — protein sequence MPVIKIAPCSEAPQPTGRKVAVIGSGPAGLAAAGYLACRGHEVVVYDRLPEPGGMLLFAIPEFRIPKSDVRESIAQLKRLGVRFVVNREVDSSALRELLSEYDAVLVATGTWKGRKLGIPGEDKHKVYDALDWISHFMAYKLGYRSDEPPPLEGDVGIVGAGLTAVDICELAVYEYKARPIILYRRPMSVAPAKHMLKHLEKLGVRFFENVIPLEVTGACCATGVKLVRVKPTTDRKAPTEVIPGSEFELPLDALVVAVGLEATPPRLLSELGVKLNRDGTIAVDENYMTGVKGLFAAGDVVHGPSNIGLAMRSGRLAAQSIDAYLSSL from the coding sequence GTGCCAGTGATCAAGATCGCTCCTTGCTCTGAAGCGCCTCAGCCTACGGGCAGGAAAGTCGCCGTCATCGGGTCAGGGCCCGCGGGCCTCGCCGCTGCAGGGTACCTTGCCTGCAGGGGCCACGAAGTGGTCGTCTACGACCGGCTTCCCGAGCCTGGCGGAATGCTCCTCTTCGCTATACCAGAGTTCCGGATCCCTAAATCGGATGTACGCGAAAGTATCGCTCAGCTGAAGAGGCTTGGAGTACGCTTCGTCGTGAACAGGGAAGTAGACTCCAGCGCACTCCGGGAGCTGCTGAGCGAGTACGACGCAGTTCTCGTCGCCACGGGGACCTGGAAGGGGAGGAAGCTCGGAATCCCCGGCGAAGATAAGCACAAAGTGTACGATGCGCTCGACTGGATAAGCCACTTCATGGCCTACAAGCTCGGCTACCGCTCCGATGAGCCCCCGCCGCTTGAGGGAGATGTCGGGATCGTGGGAGCGGGCTTAACGGCTGTCGATATCTGCGAGCTTGCTGTCTACGAGTACAAGGCCAGGCCCATCATCCTGTACAGGAGGCCTATGAGCGTAGCGCCAGCAAAGCACATGCTCAAGCACCTCGAGAAGCTCGGAGTGAGGTTTTTCGAGAACGTGATCCCGCTAGAGGTAACGGGAGCTTGCTGCGCTACAGGGGTGAAGCTAGTTAGAGTGAAGCCCACGACAGACAGGAAAGCCCCCACGGAGGTGATCCCCGGGTCCGAGTTCGAGCTACCTCTCGACGCGCTAGTAGTTGCAGTCGGGCTTGAAGCCACGCCGCCCAGGCTGCTGAGCGAGCTCGGCGTGAAGCTGAACCGCGACGGAACAATCGCTGTCGATGAGAACTACATGACCGGCGTGAAAGGGCTCTTCGCAGCTGGAGACGTCGTGCACGGGCCCTCGAACATCGGCTTAGCGATGAGGAGCGGCCGCCTCGCCGCGCAGAGCATCGACGCCTACCTGAGCTCTCTGTAA
- a CDS encoding radical SAM protein, with amino-acid sequence MPRYLRVKVSRALTRSGLYDLDYAYNPYGGCVHACLYCYARYYTPYREVAEKWGEVVYIKENIVEVLSREVRRLRPGVVGVSTTTDPYQPVEAEETLTRKGLEVLLSAGFRVSIQTKSPLVTRDLDLLAPYRGRVDVGFTITTLDDEAASAIEPRAPPPSSRAKALADVAGAGLETWVFLGPILRGVNDSEESIREVAELALETGSKLYYDYLHLKPGLEKHLAPVLAEYPLAASTPPSWRRAVEERVERICREIGLTCEPAFPRRKASAKLTDFYFQQSNT; translated from the coding sequence TTGCCCAGGTACTTGCGCGTGAAAGTCTCTCGCGCCCTCACGAGGTCGGGGCTCTACGACCTCGACTACGCGTACAACCCTTACGGCGGCTGCGTCCACGCGTGCCTCTACTGCTACGCGAGGTACTACACACCGTACAGGGAGGTGGCTGAGAAGTGGGGCGAGGTGGTCTACATCAAGGAGAACATTGTCGAAGTTCTCTCGCGTGAGGTGAGAAGGCTGAGGCCCGGCGTAGTAGGCGTCTCCACGACTACGGACCCCTACCAGCCTGTAGAAGCCGAGGAGACGCTCACGAGGAAGGGCCTCGAAGTCCTCCTCAGCGCGGGCTTCAGGGTCAGCATTCAGACGAAGTCGCCGCTCGTCACGAGGGACCTCGACCTGCTCGCCCCCTACAGGGGGAGGGTTGATGTCGGCTTCACGATCACGACCCTGGACGACGAGGCTGCTTCCGCGATAGAGCCTCGCGCTCCACCGCCCTCCAGCAGGGCTAAGGCTCTCGCGGACGTCGCTGGCGCCGGCTTAGAGACTTGGGTCTTCTTGGGGCCTATCCTCAGAGGGGTGAATGACTCGGAGGAAAGTATCCGGGAGGTTGCTGAGCTTGCTCTCGAGACGGGCTCGAAGCTTTACTACGACTACCTGCACCTGAAGCCGGGCCTCGAGAAGCACTTAGCACCAGTCCTGGCAGAGTACCCCCTAGCAGCATCTACGCCGCCTAGCTGGCGGAGAGCCGTCGAGGAAAGGGTGGAGAGGATCTGCAGGGAGATAGGGCTTACCTGCGAGCCTGCTTTCCCCAGGAGGAAGGCTAGCGCTAAGCTAACCGACTTCTACTTTCAGCAAAGCAACACCTAA
- a CDS encoding Nre family DNA repair protein, which translates to MSSRGAELCLLCRGAKGLCGKRSCPVLALWRAVESVKPPSSPELEELSPPSVFVGRVGYPKVRVAPAVTTGGGSAELYEKPELWLEMPLEEVLRMRLSLVRGVVQADVRKPRILEEITLAAMSSKPVELDIRFEKPPKPRVHLDLFSPPFGPAGVAEKVCVLSNPAVPKPLERVRGDESLKAEEAVVYLYESGVPVSQIQRAFSVGALGSARLRRLVPTRWSITAVDDILSRHLLRQVRRFEQLDSYLFFERRFADNTFVAILAPGSWSYEWIEAWFPHTTWNPGIEVSVEGDWEGFRGRDSYASLGGCYYAARLATAEYLVKVRRQATAILLREIYEGFFLPIGVWFVRENVRELFRSQPERYSSFREVLERLSRSTRLPLSTWLKASRLLRDMLLQRKLEVG; encoded by the coding sequence ATGTCGAGCCGAGGAGCGGAGCTTTGCTTGCTGTGCAGGGGTGCGAAGGGGCTTTGCGGTAAGCGGAGCTGCCCGGTGCTCGCGCTGTGGAGAGCGGTAGAGTCTGTGAAGCCGCCGTCCTCGCCCGAGCTTGAAGAGCTCTCACCCCCCTCAGTCTTCGTGGGCAGAGTAGGCTACCCGAAGGTTAGGGTTGCGCCAGCGGTCACCACGGGAGGAGGTAGCGCTGAACTCTACGAGAAGCCTGAGCTGTGGCTGGAGATGCCGCTCGAGGAGGTTTTAAGGATGAGGTTGAGCCTGGTTCGCGGCGTAGTTCAGGCAGATGTCCGCAAGCCGAGAATCCTCGAGGAGATCACGCTCGCCGCGATGTCTTCCAAGCCGGTGGAGCTGGATATCCGCTTCGAGAAGCCGCCGAAGCCTCGAGTACACCTAGACCTCTTCAGCCCGCCTTTCGGGCCCGCCGGGGTGGCGGAGAAAGTGTGCGTGCTGAGCAACCCGGCAGTGCCGAAGCCGCTGGAGCGCGTTCGCGGGGATGAGAGCTTGAAGGCTGAGGAGGCTGTGGTGTACCTCTACGAGAGCGGCGTGCCCGTCTCGCAGATCCAGAGAGCGTTCTCCGTGGGTGCTCTCGGGAGCGCGAGGCTGAGGAGGCTCGTGCCCACCAGGTGGTCGATCACCGCGGTTGACGACATCCTGTCAAGGCACCTCCTCAGGCAGGTCCGCCGCTTCGAGCAGCTGGACAGCTACCTTTTCTTCGAGAGGAGGTTCGCGGACAATACTTTCGTCGCGATACTCGCGCCGGGCTCGTGGAGCTACGAGTGGATTGAAGCGTGGTTCCCCCACACAACGTGGAACCCTGGCATCGAGGTGAGTGTCGAGGGAGACTGGGAGGGCTTCAGGGGCAGGGACTCCTACGCGAGCCTGGGCGGGTGCTACTACGCGGCGCGGCTAGCCACCGCGGAGTACCTGGTCAAGGTGAGGAGGCAGGCGACTGCTATCCTCCTGAGGGAGATCTACGAGGGCTTCTTCCTGCCCATCGGGGTCTGGTTCGTAAGGGAGAATGTCCGCGAGCTCTTCCGATCCCAACCGGAGCGCTACAGCAGCTTCCGCGAAGTCCTCGAGAGGCTGAGCCGCTCGACGAGGCTGCCCCTCTCCACGTGGCTAAAGGCATCCCGGCTGTTGAGGGACATGCTCTTGCAGCGGAAGCTGGAGGTGGGTTAA
- a CDS encoding class II glutamine amidotransferase, translated as MCRLLALAGFGFALREWLAALRDVARRDPALEREGAENPSHGDGWGLAAFSRRGGGPLEGEASIFHYRSSLPAWEDSRLELAAELVSTPTLLIVHVRRASRGTPLGVGAAHPFALHVGRDGGALFVAQNGEVTVEKVPGVAGRVKPGEVVDTFAYAVALADLVEEGGDLFSALSELHCALASSGGVKRMANTAALLVRREGSRWSAQLGVVRHIADESAERYGELYLHRGGGFTAVASSSLTERMSSLFWEPFRRNAVCVLELSGSGRVEGERWGEL; from the coding sequence TTGTGCAGGCTGCTCGCGCTAGCAGGGTTCGGGTTCGCCCTTCGAGAGTGGCTCGCCGCGCTCAGGGACGTGGCTAGGCGGGACCCGGCCCTGGAGCGTGAAGGCGCGGAGAATCCCTCCCACGGCGACGGCTGGGGCCTAGCAGCCTTCTCGAGAAGAGGCGGCGGGCCTCTAGAAGGCGAAGCTAGCATCTTCCACTACAGGTCCTCGCTGCCCGCGTGGGAGGATAGCAGGCTGGAGCTCGCAGCCGAGCTGGTGAGCACGCCAACGCTTCTCATCGTGCACGTCCGGAGGGCGAGCAGGGGTACTCCCCTGGGGGTGGGCGCAGCACACCCGTTTGCGCTTCACGTGGGCAGAGACGGCGGCGCGCTCTTCGTTGCTCAGAACGGTGAAGTCACAGTGGAGAAGGTTCCCGGCGTTGCGGGTAGAGTGAAGCCTGGGGAAGTCGTCGACACCTTCGCTTACGCCGTAGCTCTAGCGGACCTCGTAGAGGAAGGGGGAGACCTCTTCAGCGCTCTCTCAGAGCTGCACTGCGCGCTGGCGAGCAGCGGAGGCGTCAAGAGAATGGCGAACACAGCCGCTCTGCTGGTCAGGCGGGAGGGCTCCCGCTGGTCTGCCCAGCTCGGTGTCGTGCGGCACATCGCCGATGAGAGCGCCGAGCGGTACGGCGAGCTCTACTTGCACAGGGGTGGGGGGTTCACCGCGGTGGCCTCGAGCTCTCTCACAGAGAGGATGAGCAGCTTGTTTTGGGAGCCTTTCAGGAGGAATGCTGTCTGCGTGCTCGAGCTCAGCGGCTCAGGAAGGGTTGAGGGGGAGCGCTGGGGGGAGCTTTAG
- a CDS encoding ADP-ribose-binding protein yields MHGRSFQLGRLKVELVEGDITELEADAIVNAANSYLKHGGGVAAAIVRKGGQVIQEESDRWVRERGPVPVGGVAVTSAGKLKARYVIHAVGPRFGEEGGDEKLASAVRNSLGKAEELGLRSIALPAISTGVFGYPYDRCARITARVLKEFAPSARSLERVTVCLYGREAYEVFERVFAEELQGA; encoded by the coding sequence ATGCACGGCAGGAGCTTCCAGCTAGGCCGGCTCAAGGTCGAGCTCGTGGAGGGCGACATCACGGAGCTGGAAGCTGACGCGATCGTGAACGCTGCGAACTCCTACCTGAAGCACGGCGGCGGCGTAGCTGCTGCTATCGTGAGGAAAGGTGGGCAGGTGATCCAGGAGGAGAGCGACCGCTGGGTGAGGGAGCGCGGCCCCGTGCCTGTCGGCGGGGTAGCAGTGACGAGTGCGGGGAAGCTTAAAGCTAGGTACGTTATTCACGCCGTGGGCCCGAGGTTCGGCGAGGAAGGGGGCGACGAGAAGCTCGCTTCGGCGGTTCGCAACTCCCTGGGGAAGGCGGAGGAGCTCGGCTTGAGGAGCATCGCTCTACCAGCGATCTCCACAGGGGTTTTCGGCTACCCGTACGACCGCTGCGCCAGGATAACGGCGAGAGTGCTTAAAGAGTTCGCTCCCTCGGCTCGGAGCCTGGAGCGGGTCACCGTCTGCCTCTACGGGCGGGAAGCTTACGAGGTTTTCGAGAGGGTTTTCGCCGAGGAGCTTCAGGGTGCTTAG
- a CDS encoding HDIG domain-containing protein, translating to MNREEALNLLRNHLKDERMVKHCLAVEAVMRAVARSLGEDEELWGLVGLLHDIDYDEVGRDMHQHGLKALEILAGKLPADALEAIAAHNEHNGFKVSSPEAERLTHALRAADHASGLVVATALVMPGKKLAEVKLESLLRKFKQKDFARGVDRERVKECELLGLKLEDFLHISLEGMKGVAKELGL from the coding sequence GTGAACCGCGAGGAAGCGCTCAACCTTCTCAGGAATCACCTCAAAGATGAGAGGATGGTGAAGCACTGCCTCGCCGTGGAAGCGGTGATGAGAGCTGTCGCGCGCAGCCTTGGCGAAGACGAGGAGCTCTGGGGTCTCGTGGGCTTGCTGCACGACATAGACTACGACGAGGTTGGGCGGGACATGCACCAGCACGGCTTGAAAGCCCTAGAGATCCTGGCCGGGAAGCTTCCCGCGGATGCTCTCGAGGCGATCGCGGCGCACAACGAGCACAACGGCTTCAAGGTGAGCAGCCCTGAAGCTGAACGCTTAACTCATGCGCTGAGGGCTGCCGACCACGCGAGCGGCCTCGTCGTCGCCACCGCCCTAGTGATGCCGGGCAAGAAGCTCGCCGAAGTCAAGCTGGAGAGCCTCCTCCGCAAGTTCAAGCAGAAAGACTTCGCGAGAGGCGTGGACAGGGAGCGCGTCAAGGAGTGCGAGCTCCTGGGCCTCAAGCTCGAGGACTTCCTCCACATATCCCTTGAAGGAATGAAGGGGGTCGCCAAGGAGCTGGGTCTCTAA
- a CDS encoding type II toxin-antitoxin system VapC family toxin: MRFLDADVFIYAYYKPRRQLTQKEGQVKELAKRIISDVSQGRERVVTTVVHLSEVVSILKHGMPAEDLARLITGLLTMDNVEVHGVSGEDYLAAAELGKELRLDPNDALAVDVMRARGITEIYSFGRDFEKIEGITGLPRI; the protein is encoded by the coding sequence GTGAGGTTTCTGGACGCGGACGTCTTCATCTACGCGTACTACAAGCCTAGGAGGCAGCTCACCCAGAAGGAGGGGCAGGTGAAGGAGCTTGCTAAGAGGATAATCAGCGATGTATCGCAGGGCAGGGAGAGAGTCGTGACGACGGTTGTTCATCTCTCTGAGGTTGTTAGCATTCTCAAGCACGGCATGCCGGCGGAGGATCTGGCTAGGCTGATCACCGGCCTACTCACGATGGATAATGTTGAAGTGCACGGAGTGTCCGGGGAGGACTACCTCGCGGCGGCCGAGCTCGGTAAGGAATTGAGGCTCGACCCGAACGATGCTCTTGCAGTTGATGTGATGAGGGCGAGAGGCATTACCGAGATCTACTCCTTTGGCAGAGACTTCGAAAAGATCGAAGGAATAACTGGGCTGCCGAGAATCTGA
- a CDS encoding nucleotidyltransferase domain-containing protein → MSTRSDGQALLEAAMRVAEEISSAFVGKRGIVGIVYLGGLARGYFDVHSDVDIVVYKRRGARIGWPREKEYEYGGFAIDLEVRDYERDLHRRWSFEERWVFLHALVRYDPQGLVRRLFELKVPLSESERRRLLEEELAKARWSLSDVDAWLHRGDPLSAHFVAITSLKHFLRALAVYNGIPPPPDKWLLHAVSSLEEKPPQLIQLAQDVLVAPSLAELERKKAALRELESWLLAHSSSQPSRSSSPSQSSSEVQAASHS, encoded by the coding sequence GTGAGCACTCGAAGCGATGGCCAGGCTCTGCTGGAGGCTGCTATGAGGGTAGCTGAGGAGATCTCTTCGGCTTTCGTAGGGAAGAGGGGCATCGTAGGGATCGTCTACCTGGGCGGGCTGGCGCGCGGGTACTTTGACGTGCACTCAGACGTCGACATAGTCGTGTACAAGAGGAGGGGTGCCAGGATCGGTTGGCCCCGGGAGAAAGAGTACGAGTACGGGGGCTTCGCGATCGACCTCGAGGTTAGGGATTACGAGAGGGATCTCCACAGGCGCTGGAGCTTTGAAGAGCGCTGGGTCTTCCTCCACGCGCTCGTCCGCTACGACCCGCAGGGGCTGGTGAGAAGGCTTTTCGAGCTTAAGGTACCGCTGAGCGAGAGCGAGAGGCGGAGGCTTCTAGAGGAGGAGCTGGCTAAAGCTAGGTGGAGCTTGAGCGACGTCGATGCGTGGCTGCACAGGGGCGACCCGCTCAGCGCCCACTTCGTCGCAATCACTTCGCTGAAGCACTTCCTGCGCGCGCTCGCGGTTTACAACGGGATCCCACCGCCTCCCGACAAGTGGCTCCTGCACGCCGTCTCTTCACTGGAGGAGAAACCGCCGCAGCTGATCCAGCTGGCGCAGGATGTCCTGGTAGCTCCAAGCTTGGCGGAGCTGGAGCGGAAAAAAGCGGCGCTACGCGAGCTGGAAAGCTGGCTGCTCGCTCACTCATCCTCCCAGCCCTCCCGCTCGTCTTCACCCTCCCAATCTTCTTCCGAGGTCCAGGCAGCTTCGCACTCGTAG
- a CDS encoding HEPN domain-containing protein produces MKNTEIALSYAKQAKERLHHAREALERGNYPYVVRQCQEAVELMLKAALRLVGVEPPRWHDVGPVLRREAARFPEWFRESIPTLARYSRRLRREREPSMYGDEESGSPPDELYDREDAEEAIKMAEYVCEIVTALLPPGG; encoded by the coding sequence GTGAAGAACACGGAGATCGCCCTCTCCTACGCGAAGCAGGCGAAGGAGAGGCTGCACCACGCCCGCGAAGCGCTAGAGCGGGGCAACTACCCCTACGTCGTTAGGCAGTGCCAGGAGGCAGTGGAGCTGATGCTCAAAGCCGCGCTTAGGTTAGTGGGGGTCGAGCCTCCACGATGGCACGACGTGGGCCCAGTCCTCCGGAGGGAGGCTGCCAGGTTCCCGGAGTGGTTCCGGGAAAGCATACCAACTCTCGCCAGGTACTCGAGGAGGTTAAGGAGAGAGCGAGAACCCTCCATGTACGGCGACGAGGAAAGCGGCAGCCCGCCGGACGAGCTCTACGACAGGGAGGACGCTGAGGAAGCCATTAAGATGGCCGAGTATGTTTGCGAGATCGTGACAGCGCTCCTCCCTCCGGGAGGTTAA
- a CDS encoding nucleotidyltransferase domain-containing protein, with the protein MKEPYKSILLELVEALRRRLGDSLVSVVVYGSVARGEARRDSDIDLLVVAEDLPRGRFERQDLFMEVEESLRPLIEEAEKLGYTIEFSPLLKTPEEAARTTPLYLDMVEDAVILYDRGGFFQGVLERLRKRLEELGAERVKCGKLWYWRLKRDYKFGEVIEL; encoded by the coding sequence TTGAAGGAGCCTTATAAGAGCATTCTGCTCGAGCTTGTCGAGGCTTTGAGGAGGAGGCTAGGGGACTCGCTAGTATCGGTGGTCGTTTACGGGTCGGTGGCGAGGGGGGAGGCGAGGAGGGATAGCGATATCGACTTGCTAGTGGTCGCCGAGGATTTGCCGAGGGGCAGGTTCGAGAGGCAGGACCTCTTCATGGAGGTTGAGGAAAGCCTCCGGCCGCTGATCGAGGAAGCTGAGAAGCTCGGCTACACAATCGAGTTCTCACCCTTGCTCAAGACGCCGGAGGAGGCTGCGCGAACCACCCCCCTGTACCTCGACATGGTGGAAGACGCAGTGATCCTCTACGACAGAGGAGGCTTCTTCCAAGGTGTCCTGGAGCGCTTAAGGAAGAGGCTTGAAGAGCTCGGCGCAGAGCGCGTAAAGTGCGGGAAGCTCTGGTACTGGAGGTTGAAGCGCGACTACAAGTTCGGCGAGGTAATCGAGCTGTGA